The following are encoded in a window of Castanea sativa cultivar Marrone di Chiusa Pesio chromosome 9, ASM4071231v1 genomic DNA:
- the LOC142611241 gene encoding uncharacterized protein LOC142611241 has protein sequence MSSSAKNNGTNAGAGGGFMSKLDHFLYSGDKKHVAAGIAVFTVIFGVPWYFMNRGSKHQSHQDYLEKADKARSERLSSGSSSAK, from the exons ATGAGCAGCTCCGCCAAAAACAATGGCACCAATGCAGGAGCAGGAGGAGGTTTCATGTCCAAACTGGATCACTTCCTCTACAGCGGGGACAAGAAGCACGTCGCGGCTGGCATTGCTGTCTTTACTGTCATCTTTGGCGTCCCTTGGTACTTCATGAACCGAG GATCAAAACATCAGTCCCATCAAGATTACTTGGAAAAGGCTGATAAAGCACGGAGTGAAAGACTTTCTTCAGGTTCATCTTCTGCCAAATGA